In one Verrucomicrobiia bacterium genomic region, the following are encoded:
- a CDS encoding acetylxylan esterase yields MHLATHTRQPLEGPCASSPRNSPPLGASLLWVFLGASLLLPSLQGQSPTPQNWTAQQDHRLMMEQLGITRLRPGPAAQPGRTNSANYDPAKANPYPDLPDLLTLKNGQKVTTPEQWWKLRRPEIVEDYEREVLGRVPRNVPKVTWQVVSQATDRVVGNLPVLAKRLVGCVDNSLFTNIQVEIQFTLVTPLEATQPVPVLMMFGGFGSGFPRRPGEAAPGPPGFLGGGNRSGDPPSTEQLIANGWGYAILNPNSIQADNGAGLTRGIIGLVNRGQPRQPEDWGALRAWAWGAARALDYLETDPKVDAKRVGIEGVSRFGKAALVTLAFEPRFAVALVGSSGKGGATLLRRNFGEAVETLASSGEYHWMAGNFLKYAAAEGRHGAKTPADLPVDSHMLIALCAPRPVFISYGIPERGDALWLDQQGSFMAAVAAQPVFRLLGARDLGVKEDYRTAPMPPVGVGLLEGELAWRQHDGGHESQSNMKHFLVWANRLLRHTPPARNQKTEP; encoded by the coding sequence ATGCACCTCGCCACGCACACTCGCCAGCCGTTGGAGGGACCTTGTGCCTCCTCCCCCCGCAACTCACCGCCCCTGGGCGCAAGCTTGCTTTGGGTATTCTTGGGCGCCAGCCTCCTGCTGCCGTCGTTGCAGGGGCAATCCCCCACGCCGCAGAACTGGACCGCCCAGCAGGATCATCGCCTCATGATGGAGCAACTGGGCATTACCCGGCTGCGTCCGGGGCCTGCCGCCCAGCCCGGCCGCACCAATTCCGCCAACTATGATCCGGCCAAGGCCAATCCCTATCCTGATTTGCCCGACCTGCTGACCCTGAAAAATGGCCAGAAGGTCACCACGCCAGAGCAGTGGTGGAAACTCCGCCGCCCGGAAATCGTGGAGGACTACGAGCGCGAAGTCCTTGGGCGGGTCCCCCGCAACGTGCCCAAGGTGACTTGGCAGGTGGTGTCGCAGGCCACCGATCGAGTGGTGGGCAATCTGCCGGTCCTGGCCAAACGCCTGGTTGGCTGCGTGGACAACTCCTTGTTCACCAACATCCAGGTCGAGATCCAGTTTACTCTGGTCACCCCGCTGGAGGCCACCCAACCGGTGCCGGTGCTGATGATGTTTGGCGGCTTCGGCAGCGGTTTCCCGCGCCGTCCCGGTGAGGCGGCCCCCGGCCCGCCCGGCTTTTTGGGCGGTGGCAATCGGAGCGGCGATCCCCCCTCCACCGAGCAGCTCATCGCCAACGGTTGGGGCTACGCCATTTTGAATCCCAACAGCATTCAAGCCGACAACGGCGCCGGCCTGACCAGAGGCATCATCGGATTGGTGAACCGTGGCCAGCCGCGCCAGCCGGAGGATTGGGGCGCGCTGCGCGCCTGGGCGTGGGGCGCGGCCCGGGCGCTGGACTATCTGGAAACCGATCCCAAGGTGGACGCCAAACGCGTGGGCATCGAGGGCGTGTCGCGCTTTGGCAAGGCGGCCTTGGTGACCCTGGCCTTCGAGCCGCGTTTTGCCGTGGCTTTAGTGGGGTCTTCCGGCAAGGGCGGCGCCACGCTGTTGCGGCGCAACTTTGGCGAGGCCGTGGAAACGCTGGCCAGTTCAGGGGAATACCACTGGATGGCGGGCAACTTCTTGAAGTATGCCGCCGCGGAGGGCCGACACGGCGCCAAAACGCCCGCCGATTTGCCGGTGGATTCGCACATGCTGATCGCCTTGTGCGCCCCGCGCCCGGTGTTCATCAGTTACGGCATTCCCGAGCGGGGGGATGCCCTATGGCTGGATCAACAGGGCAGTTTCATGGCTGCAGTGGCCGCCCAGCCGGTCTTCCGCCTCCTGGGCGCCAGGGACTTGGGGGTCAAGGAAGACTATCGCACGGCACCCATGCCGCCCGTGGGGGTGGGGTTGCTGGAAGGAGAACTGGCCTGGCGCCAGCATGACGGCGGGCATGAAAGCCAGTCCAACATGAAACATTTTCTGGTTTGGGCCAATCGGCTGCTCCGGCACACCCCGCCGGCGCGCAACCAGAAAACGGAGCCTTGA